In one window of Synechococcus sp. M16CYN DNA:
- a CDS encoding phycobilisome polypeptide: protein MPEALMQQQLIASVQVLGLHNDSSLPDADCQILRQANKERRPLSTGEMQQICSSSKVAVDLPEYLQNNADRLVNQARRFLLMKQSHLVQPGGTLFQPKRAEACWRDCREFFRVIVYAVACRRPKFTNPEGMAALRELYALIGVPVDAIHFALNELLNLTQLEIQSLEEQILIRACFTHLTSNLQTNLV, encoded by the coding sequence ATGCCCGAGGCTTTGATGCAGCAGCAGCTCATAGCATCAGTTCAGGTACTGGGGTTACACAATGACTCTTCGCTGCCAGACGCCGACTGCCAGATCCTACGTCAAGCTAATAAAGAGCGACGTCCTTTATCGACCGGCGAAATGCAACAAATTTGCAGCTCTTCAAAGGTTGCCGTAGACTTGCCGGAATACTTACAAAACAACGCAGACCGGCTGGTTAACCAAGCTCGTCGGTTTCTTTTGATGAAGCAATCGCATTTAGTTCAACCAGGCGGTACTTTATTTCAACCTAAACGTGCCGAGGCCTGTTGGAGAGACTGTCGAGAATTTTTCCGAGTGATCGTCTATGCCGTGGCCTGCAGAAGACCCAAATTCACAAATCCGGAAGGGATGGCTGCTCTACGTGAACTGTATGCGTTAATAGGGGTACCTGTGGATGCAATTCATTTTGCTTTAAATGAACTGTTGAATTTAACTCAGCTTGAAATCCAGAGCTTAGAAGAGCAAATTCTAATTAGGGCTTGTTTCACTCACCTTACAAGCAATCTACAAACGAATCTTGTTTAA
- a CDS encoding phycobilisome linker polypeptide, which translates to MPFGPASLLGVERFSEESEAPLELLSGDEDAKKEQIVRAVYKQVLGNAYVMESERQLVAESQFKLGEISVRELVRRIAKSYLYRSRFFETCTRYRYIELAFRHLMGRAPVDFQEMRDHAERLDAKGYDADIDSFCDSADYQDTFGEWIVPFQRGWRTESCATLQEFTWSFQLLRGNSSSSLKGDLAGVSSKLGGAAYQNRPLPVVPPSSIRTTGWSFRPLRNLQDAPTRLGVGAGEEGITYRIEVTGYSANNVRRISRYVRSNRVYYVPFQKLSEQFKRIHREGGKIASITPVT; encoded by the coding sequence ATGCCTTTTGGTCCTGCCTCACTTCTTGGGGTGGAGCGCTTCTCGGAAGAGAGTGAGGCGCCTCTAGAGCTGCTCTCCGGCGACGAGGACGCCAAAAAAGAGCAGATTGTTCGCGCTGTTTATAAGCAGGTATTAGGCAACGCCTACGTCATGGAGAGTGAGCGTCAACTTGTCGCTGAGTCTCAATTCAAGCTGGGCGAGATCAGCGTGCGTGAGTTGGTCCGTCGCATTGCAAAGAGCTATCTATATCGCAGTCGTTTTTTTGAAACATGCACCCGATACCGCTACATCGAGCTGGCTTTTCGTCATCTGATGGGCCGTGCTCCCGTGGATTTCCAGGAAATGCGTGACCACGCGGAACGCCTTGACGCCAAGGGATACGATGCCGATATCGACAGCTTTTGTGATTCTGCCGACTATCAAGATACGTTCGGTGAGTGGATTGTTCCCTTCCAGCGCGGCTGGAGGACAGAGAGTTGCGCCACCCTTCAGGAATTCACTTGGAGTTTTCAGCTATTGCGAGGTAATAGCAGCAGCAGCCTTAAAGGTGATTTGGCCGGGGTCAGCAGCAAGCTTGGTGGTGCCGCTTATCAAAATCGTCCCCTCCCCGTTGTTCCTCCATCCTCTATTAGGACAACCGGCTGGAGTTTCCGTCCGCTTCGAAATCTACAGGATGCACCAACCCGCCTCGGCGTGGGTGCCGGTGAAGAAGGGATCACTTATCGCATCGAAGTAACCGGGTACAGCGCCAATAATGTGCGCCGAATCTCTCGTTACGTACGAAGTAATCGTGTCTATTACGTGCCTTTCCAAAAACTCTCTGAGCAATTCAAGCGAATTCACCGCGAAGGTGGAAAGATCGCAAGCATTACTCCAGTGACCTGA
- a CDS encoding VTT domain-containing protein: MQRIKNGLKVFLITIFLIITVFYLQRYGIKPLQKVVINMGLWAPLGIALLRGISIILPALPSSVYSLLAGSLLGFKTGYLTIILADLTFCNIAFFMARIWGRIPVSRLVGKRAMERIDNFSQNQLEGNFFLITGLLMTGLFDFLSYAIGISQTNWKVFAPALLISVLISDSILVAVGAGITQGASVTLGFVLLAMFILAILTGILRRNNS; the protein is encoded by the coding sequence ATGCAACGTATTAAAAACGGATTAAAAGTATTTTTAATCACAATATTTCTAATAATAACCGTTTTTTATCTACAGCGATATGGTATCAAGCCTTTGCAAAAAGTTGTTATAAATATGGGGTTATGGGCACCTCTAGGAATCGCTCTGCTCCGTGGAATTAGTATTATCTTACCGGCGCTACCCAGCTCAGTTTACTCTTTGCTAGCCGGATCTCTTTTAGGATTTAAGACAGGTTATTTAACTATTATTTTAGCTGATCTAACATTCTGCAATATAGCATTTTTTATGGCACGCATTTGGGGACGTATACCTGTCAGTCGACTTGTAGGAAAACGTGCCATGGAACGTATCGATAATTTCAGTCAAAATCAACTGGAGGGTAACTTCTTCTTAATAACTGGTTTATTAATGACTGGTCTCTTTGACTTTCTAAGTTATGCTATTGGAATTAGCCAAACTAATTGGAAGGTCTTTGCACCAGCTTTACTAATCAGTGTACTAATCAGTGATTCCATACTAGTTGCTGTTGGGGCAGGGATTACTCAAGGAGCAAGCGTAACGTTGGGTTTTGTTCTACTCGCCATGTTTATTTTAGCAATACTAACCGGAATACTAAGAAGAAATAACTCATGA
- a CDS encoding pentapeptide repeat-containing protein, with product MVGLGYLDLRTWSAPETLQPEQIRDSSTDARGADWREQDLGEHDLRNANLCRCDLRGSNLSRCQLDGANLRLARFDRATRVPEGFDLCSSGAVGPGAKLNGAFLNNSDLREIDLRGAMLMGAYLSGADLSGALLDGVSLAGSDLRFTALRGAMCRKTRFGTSQLDMADLRGADLQGATLDSVDSIKGADFSGCFGLNDQLPALLNRATAELDHWNPLTRNTTRNSLESLRDI from the coding sequence ATAGTGGGTTTAGGCTATCTCGATTTGCGTACTTGGTCTGCCCCAGAAACGCTTCAACCTGAACAGATTCGGGACTCGTCCACCGATGCGCGCGGTGCAGATTGGCGTGAGCAAGACCTCGGGGAACACGATTTGCGCAACGCTAATCTTTGTAGGTGTGACCTGCGCGGCAGCAACCTAAGTCGATGTCAACTTGATGGAGCCAATCTTCGCTTAGCCCGTTTTGATAGAGCAACAAGAGTTCCTGAGGGCTTCGATCTGTGCAGCAGCGGTGCCGTTGGCCCGGGGGCTAAACTTAACGGAGCCTTCCTCAACAACTCTGACCTGCGTGAAATTGACCTACGTGGGGCTATGCTCATGGGAGCATATCTGAGCGGTGCTGACTTGAGCGGTGCACTATTAGACGGCGTATCTTTGGCTGGATCCGACCTCCGTTTCACTGCTTTGAGAGGCGCGATGTGCCGTAAAACCCGATTTGGTACAAGTCAACTAGATATGGCCGATCTACGCGGCGCTGATCTCCAAGGTGCAACTTTGGATAGCGTTGACTCAATCAAAGGAGCTGATTTCAGTGGTTGCTTCGGCCTGAACGACCAACTACCAGCCTTGTTAAATCGGGCCACCGCCGAACTAGACCATTGGAATCCTCTCACGCGCAACACAACTAGAAATAGCCTGGAATCACTTCGCGACATTTAA